The region CTCTGCGCGAAGCCGCCGTATCCGTTGACGCCGCCGTTACCCGTTATCTGGTCGGTGGCGTCGCTGAAGGTGAGGGTAATCTTTGTCCCGGCAATTACTGATTTGAGGTTGGCCGGGTCCCCATAGGACGCCAGCACCCACGATGTGCCGGCCAGGCTCTGGCCTTTGAGGGCGGGGACGCTGGATGGGGGTTTGCTGCTATCGGTGGCCTTCGACGCACAACCGCCCGCCAAGATAGCCAGTATGGCGGCTGCCGTTAGTAAAGCCAATAGAAGTTTACGCATGTGAAGTATCTGCCTTTCTTGAACTCGCCTTGCCTGAATTGATAATAATAACGCAGCGGGAGGCAGAAGGTTAGGCGGGCTGCTCTTGCGATTCCCGATATCAGCCGCTAACGAAATGCAACTCGCCGCCGTCACAGAAGATGATGAGCCCGCAGCAGTCTTCGCTGAAACGCTCGGCCTTCGCCAGCAGCGTCAGATAATCATTTTCCTGC is a window of Dehalococcoidia bacterium DNA encoding:
- a CDS encoding META domain-containing protein translates to MRKLLLALLTAAAILAILAGGCASKATDSSKPPSSVPALKGQSLAGTSWVLASYGDPANLKSVIAGTKITLTFSDATDQITGNGGVNGYGGFAQRTDNQLTFSGILHTAMASTDQAVNEQESAYFALLSAARSVEFGGIWSLTINCAGGQVLVFSAVER